The DNA sequence GCTCTCCTGCTTGGTGGGGAAACGAAGCTTGTCGATTACTTTCACAGCTACGTCCCTCCCTGTCTTCCGGTGCTTTCCTGATGAAGAAGTGGGGCGTTAATGAAAAATGTGGTTGTGAACTGTCCTTCACATACATGTGGACGTATGTTAGGCCCTGGTATCAAGAATTTATGAAGACAAATCTACAGTCGGGCACAAAAACATGCATAAGTGTAGTTGATACATTCAGGGATTTATGATGTACTTGTGTTGTCTTTTTAAGCTCGTTCTTCATCAGCTTTCAACATCATTGTTTCGCACAATATAAAAGACTTTGGCTCGACTAGGAGAAGTAGAGCAATCTGAGGTTCAAACAGTATCACTGTGCATAGATCTTCATACCTCCATACACTACTCCAAATTGCCCAGATCCCAGAACTTCATCAGCGAAAATCTGGTACACTGTACCAATGTCCTGTGGGAAAGCAGTAAAATGAATAATCAGCATCATCCTCATTCCACcttcaatattttattacacattaaattaaaaaattgacaaaaaaatcataccACATTCTCTTGGATTTGACTGTTGGACACGGAAATGCTGACAGAGGCTTGCCCTGAAAATTGAGCACCAGGTACAATATGCAGGTTATACAGTATTATAGTCAGTGTATCAGTTAATAAACACATCTTGTCAACAACTAATATCTCACATGTACTGTGTGGAGTTTTCTCCAGCACTACAAAAAGGAGAGCTTTGTATGGAGGCAATTCATTACCataataatttgaattaaatCAGCAACTGAATATAAACTTTTGAAATTTAATCACTACTGAATACttaatgttgaaatttaaatacCACTGAATTTATTGTACTGAAATATTACCATCTTTCTGAAATTATATGGTCTGAATTTCACTTGTGAAATTCTCACTTTCAAGTTTTgcaatttcaaaaatgttatttccagtatatatttattttagggttTTCAAGATAGAAAATCCTTGTGCCTAATATTCAGAAATTATGTTCAAGTTGCTCTCTTTCCATAATCCCAATTCAAATCTAAAAATTCAAGTCAAAAACTCAAATACACTTGGTCAAATTCAGACTCTAAAATTCAAGGTATAAAATTCAGATCTGAGCATAATGGACACCAAGGAAAAGCAATCGCACCTGAATGGAAATTCAGACCACATACATTTAGAAAGatggttttcaaagtcaaatatttcagtgcaaTAAATGCAGTAGTGATTTAAATATTTGGTAGTGATTAAATGTAAAGTATTATGGCAATGATTTGTCTCCATAACTTTTGTCTTCTTCAGCttgagaaaaaatgtgaaaaaacaactttgcaaCACTAGCTTACTGGAGGAGTCTGCTCTTTATTTAACCAACGTGTTTCTCAACTCACTGTGAGTTGTGTTCCCCTCAGCTGGTGGTGCATCCTGGAAAATGACTGGCATGAGGGCCTGACGAATGGCACTCTCCCATGCCTTGGCCACTTCGCGGCCGATGCCGCTGTTGGGTGCCACTTGgctgggggagggaggggtctGGGGGAGAGTCTGGGGGTTGCTGGAGGGCAGAGAGGGTAGGGTGTTGGGGTCCTCCCCTACAAAGTAGCACATAGTGCCTGTGATGAGCTCAAAGCAGTGGGGATTTGTGCCAGGGGGGACAAGAGTGAAGTTGCTAGCAGGTCGCAGCTCCAAAATTTCAGACAGAGGAATCTCCTGCAAGAAGATGGAGTGATGATGGAGCAATCAAAACAGCTGCacgattaaaaataaatgacatgaaaacataGTTTGTATGTTTGCAGCTAAGCTTACCTTGTAGTATTTGTTGGAGGTGTTGTTCTGGAAAAGGATGATGCACTTACAGTCCAGACGCCAGTAGTGCCTCTTTCTCTGTTGGGGATTGAAGTAGGGTGGGACGTTGAGGGGTAGAATGGGGAGAGGACAGAGGGTGAGGAGTGGAGAGAGGATTGGGGGTAAAGTTCAGAGGTCAACATTGATGCTTTTCAGATTCGGAGTTGACAtccagaggaagagagggagcggcCAGATGAGAAGAAGGCTGAGCAGCTGCAAgatgagaaataaagagagggtggaaacaaaaaaagagggagaaaagagacaaaagtgaaagaaagaaagaaagagagaaaagtgttAGTGCagtcagagaggaaaaacaagcaaGAAACAAAAGTAGAGAGACTGAAAAGTTTCTTTGAGGTCAAATATGTtaggagaaagaaaaatctgAGTGGGCTTTTAGCTTGAATTCACCACACATCTCTTGAAAGCTGTTATGTTTTCAGGGAGAGACAGTCTCATCATCAATCTTCagctatcacacacacacacacacacacacacacacgcacacacacacacacacgcacacacacacacacacacacacacacacacatacacatagaaaAATAATAGAGAAAGGAAGTCATAAAGTGCATGAAAGCAGCGACCAAATGATCAGGGTCGAAACTATCAGGACAAAAAAACATAGTAGAGAAGAGCTGGAGGACAGAGAAAATAGACTAAATGATGGCCAGACTGTGCTTTGTGTGAGATAGTGggaagtaaacaaaacaaacttgcAGCAGtaaatcacagaaaaatactGCGAAGAAGAATAGACAACTACACGGCATGTATGTACAAGAAAGCACAGGAATTATGGGTAACGTTTTTACCAGTGTGTCCTTATTACTGTAGTGAACCATCCATCCCTCCTTGATAGCTGTGCTGGATCGACGGGTTGTCTGTCTCACCGACTGTACCACCCTCATTAATGGGATGTAAACACTGGAAGAAGAAGGACAGAATTCAGGCGGTTCTTTGAGTTTCTGTGTGCACCGTTATTTTCTAAGTGGTATTCCAATAACATTCCCTTAGAGACTCGTTTGTAGTGTTGCTCCAAATGTTTTCCTCATACCTCTGGTCTCCGCTGGCTCCATCCTGGTTGTTGTCAGGAGAGAAGGACCCAGGGATACTACAGGCCTCATCTGAGTCATCTATTGAAGATTTGTCCGAGGCATCGTATTCACTGCTGTAGTCCATGGGCACCTCGGGGTCCGCACTGGGACTCAACATGTCTGGGgcaaagaagacagaaagaaagagttgAGTGCAACTTGATTCACAGTGCTTGTTGACAATTGCTGTGAATTTTGTTTTACTACTTTATACTGCTATGACTACTATGAAGACTACTATTAGAAAGCTGTAACACAAAAGAAAGACCACTAGAGTACTGGTTTACATGCATCAAAGACCAAGTACTGATAATACTTACCGCAGTTACTTCTGTTgtctgagaaaataaagaaattagtGCCAGTGAGTTCCAGTTTTGTTAGATTATGGGTtatattacagtatgtgtgcttATGAATAATTACCTACGTCTGACAATGGAAACATGCAGATGAAAAATTAATACTTTTACAAAATTCATGCAGGGTTAACAGAGTTTTGAACgcacttgaaaaaaaaacatattttctcctACCTCCAATGGTCTCCCCAAGGCAGTCATTAGGAACCTTGTATGCACAGCGTTTATGGCAGTTAAACTTGCAGTCTGAGAGGAATAGAACACAATTCATTCAGATGAGATTTCATGTAGTCTGattaatttaacacatttactcactccgtctctctcctcaccTTTGCACTGTAGGCCCTGCCTGAACAGCCCTCGAAGGAGCCTCTTGCAGTACTGGCACACTGTTGGCCGTGTGTACGAGTGGACTGCAAACGTGTGGGGCACCTTCACCTTGCTCATCAAGATCTTGTCCAGATGAACGGGTCGACCCGTGTAGAAGCGCCGGGCGTCACTAGGGGTCCGTGGCTTgcaagacagagaggaaacaaagatGAAACTGAATACTTGTTAGGTAAATAAAACAGCTAGGAAGCTATAACTTCCCTTGAACAACAAGGTGAATGACCACCACATCACTAATTGATATATCACTTACATAGCACGTACTGTAACACGATCTGaatatgcaaaaataatgatttacttGACAACAAATAAAGCCAATTCCAATCCTAATTTTATATTGGCTCTCTAATTTAATGGCCTCTCTTAATCTACATCTTTGTGATTGGTGTACTGTAGATTTAATAGGGGAACTCTATCAGGAATAATGGCGTTCGCCTTGATTGAACTAATCAGTTTACTTAAAATGCCCACCCAAATTACAATGACTTCATACAAGCCCTAGTGGAAGGTAGTCATACAGatatctttggttttatttactgAGATATCGATTTGagcaaaaaaatgttcacagcCATTGTTGTGGATCCTTAAAAAGCGGGACATTGTTTCTGTAAATAGTTTTTCAAATGGTATTTTAGCTGCTTTAAACAGAACTGATTAATTTCTGTATTGGGGTGGCAGCACAAgttatttatataacacaagttatatatttatatcggCATTTAAATTTGGAATTATCTGCATGGGTCACGTGCGGTTTTTATAATTAGGTATACTAACCCCAAAAAGGGGATATATCATACACATTCCCAGGAGTATATTTTCATCCTGAggctctactagaatatctttgcatgatttacagttcaaaaaactccttatttagcTTATACTGACCCTTAGTgcaacccctcagttcagcctctgtctgaaacaggtcgttTCACCTCCTGTCAATTTAAGATGCCGCTCTGCAGTCTTCCGGCGGCTCCGGAGGCTATgttaacagtagtagtaggatttcacttcccCCAAATTGGAcccaaaatatgagagtggataTTGCAAACAATCTGTAGCTATCAAACAGACTGCTGTTTGTGGCCATGCGAGAACAATCTGATGTAATTACAGGatggaagtagaggtaacagtgcaaatgaagcgttcagagctGCCTGAAGccttggcttttgacttgcaggcagcatttttacatacgttcatcTCAAGTTTTGAACCTTTAACCAGTCTCCTTAACTTTAATAGTCTAAACTGACCAGAGTATTGTTTACATAAATACACTTGTACCATTTGAGTGTGTGAGCGGATGAGGCTGGTGTCCTCTGTACAGGTGGAGACCGTCCCGACACTGTACACTGACTCAGTGGTGGAGAGACGCAGGGACTGACTGCTGCTTAGGGAGGTGGTGGACAGACGTCGTTTTCGAGCTCCACTACAGTTGTTTGGAATGCTGAATGCGCAGCGTTTGTGGTAGTTCAGGCCACATCCTGCAGGGGGCAGCATGAATCAAGGAACCGAGGAGCAAGTGAtcaacagaaagagagagaaacagagaggagcaTATTCAGTGACTGTTAAATGGGAGGAATGCGTGGAATACATCAAATTGTCTCTTCTCATTAACACTTTGTCGCTCCATTTCTCTCACCGTCACACTTGAGCCCTTGTCTGACCAATCCGAACAGCATCTCTCCACAGTGATCGCAGAAGGCCGGGGCCCGGTATGAGTGCACATTTAGAGCATGGGGACGAATCTGGAAATCTTCAAATGTGGCTGCCGCTAGAAGAGATAAAGGGGGTAAGGTGTGGTCACGGAAGGTGTGATATAATAATGCTACTCTACATAGGCAGAACAAAGACTGATCTTTTCATCGATAAGATGAAAACaggatggaaaaaaataaatggggTGTTCTTTCAGACAGGGTAACTTTGCAGTTTGAAAAGCAGATTAGGCCAGTGTAAGATATTACCTGTGGAAAATAAGCAGATAAGGACTCATTTTACTTACCAGAGAGCACCACCTCCACCAGATCTCCCTCCTGAATGTCACATGCAGCTTTAACAAGCTGCAGGATGTTGTTGGTGGTTGTGTCATGCTTGAACAGCAAAATCTTGTCATAAATGCCATAGAAGCCGCACTCTGGGAACTGGAAAATACAAAGAGAACATTGCACAGATGCATGTTAGGATGATTAAGTGTAGAAAGGTTGGGCATTTGATTAACATGGTGATTTTCATCATAGACTATTTGTTGATAGGCTAGTTGCTGCCATCTGTTTTAATAAAGGgttttacagtatatacagtaaactATCGGCAATAAAAGCTTGAAATTCAGTATTCTGAATGGTGATTGAGTATATGTGCGCTGCCTGTCAGGTGTTCCAGCCAAATCAACAGTTCACTGAGCCTCAGTTAGTGACAGAAAATGCTTCAGTTCAAATAACATCAGAAGTGAGTACATAATCAGAACCAGCCAGCTGTAATGGCAGAAAACAAACCATCTGATGAAATGGAACggacaaacacacgcacacccacagtggggatttttttttctcttcatcctGTCACAGTAAGACATGATTAGAAACAAATTCAATAACTTTTTATACTGCGTCATTGTTAAATTATCAAACTGGATAATATTTCTTTTAGaatgtttgttctgtttgtgaattgttaacattttttcttgaaGAATGAAATAATTGGCCGGCAATGCACAGAAGGCCTTGtcaaagtatttatttatttattttattgattatatattgGCAAAATAGTATGCAGCTACCTAATATCATTTTACTTGTGTTTCATAggatttaaaaaatgaccacaaaagatattaaaaagctTTAACATGTTTCTCTCTTGAAGTAGCTTGTAGGAACATGATTTATATCTAAAACACAaatttcaaaaatacattttgcaaacACAGAgtgtcattttgaaaataatgtttttgattttgaaatgaTTGTTCATGTTCGAAAATATaccaaatatgaaaatatatttcaaatttCTGACAAAAAATCAGTCTGTAAGGACACTAACTAGGCTGTCAaatagaaacagcagcagcccacctttatatatttatattcaagcAGTAAGGCAGTGTTTATTAAAGGTTGATCTTTTACAACTTTaataagaaatacatttttgctccaAACTAGGCTGTAATCAAAACTACACCAAACATCCTAAACAGTCacttgttttgctgttttcattaCAACTAGAGTTGAAACAATTTTCAGTTAATCGTTCAGTCCATCGACAGAAGAAGTCATTGTTCAAGGAAAAATGCTGAACATTcccttgttccagcttctcagttgtTTGTgagcatttgctgcttttctttgtcttgtgtGATTATAAACTAATAGTTATATCATGAGATTAGAATAAGATTAACTTTATGATTAACCCAGAGGGAAAGTGGTTTACAGTGTGTGCACAAAATTTAACATGCactataaaaacatacacactaagaaagaaagagaaacaatcaGTGGGCAGAATCAGTTTTGAAGGTTGGTTGAATTAAACAACCGATTGGATGACATCACCTTGAACTTTAAAAACGGTGTCATTTTGTAGACCAAACTAATTAATTGGTGAATCAAGAAATAAATCAGCAGATCATTCAAATAAttgctagttgcagccctaacgACAACATCTTCTATAAGAAACATCACATTAAGTGCAGTGAAGATGGTACATTTAGGGACACAACAGGAATGTTGGCACATGGGAAATCAACCATATGACTTTACTGTATGTCCTTAACTAATTCTATCATGTCTGGATGGAATATATAGCAACCGACAAGCAAGTGTAACCACCGATATCCACAAACAAGAAACGCTGGCTGTCTTCTACAAATCAAGCAACTTAGCCAATATGGAAAGGAtggaagacaaaaaagaaactttatCTTATCCTACTATCAGTCatatacaagtacacacacacaccaggtgtTTCCATGAGGACCTTCCAAAGATATGAGAGAGTCAGTCAGGAGTCAGCAGAGCGAAGGAGGCTGTCATAGGGAAACCCTGCTCTCCTGAATAGTTAATACTGCCTGGTTCACTTCAGTGGCCACACCACACAGGACACCACAGGTacacagacggagagagaaagagagagagagagagagcgagaaagagacagagagagagaggtgttcACTCatcttaaaattaatttatctTTTGGTGAGAACACACTGACGGGATGAAGCCAGGAGAAataagaagagagaaaaaggatcAAGATGCCGTCTTTCTccttcttacacacacatagacagacatGCATAATCCTCCCTGTTtctcttgttgttgttcttcCCCTGGCGGAGTCAAGATTCACCATCTGGCCCAGCTCTAACAACTTACAGGAAGGGGAACCCTGGTCTCCACCTTGGACCGACACaatgacacacatacacctccTCCTCACTTACCAACAGACACACCCTCCTtacaaacagcaacacacaccCTCTCTTTCCCCcatttccctccttttctcctaaacacgcacacacacacacacacacacacacacatagactccCTCTCAGTTTCCCAACAGGCACTCCACATCACCACATCTGAAATCCAGGCCTGGCTTGTACCGCTGCCAAGCTACACAGTGAGTCCACCACGCCCCAGCAGTGGGCTACTGCTTCTGACCACACAGTCAACAATGAGACACAAAAAGCACACAgtggcctttttttttcaaaatgcacAGAACATCCTTAACCTATTTCACAATCGTTATATCCATAAAGAAAATCACAGACAACAGGTTACACCATATAATAAGAAAGTGGAAAACAAATCCTGGCAGTTGTAAAGAGTTGTGAAAGATGTATGAACAAATCAACAGTGCAACCACTGAAATAGtggtttttctgtttgtgcagCTAACCTATTATGCAAAGTTGATTCACAAACTTGACACCACTGCTAATGTTGCAGGTACTGATTAGACATTAAAATGCttcatttaaaggtgcagttcacccaaattataaTTAGTGATATCTAtccatgtacagtacataattttggttttatatACCCAGGTTTTCTGCTGACACCCATGTGCAATGCAGCTTATTACATTCATAATACATTCATTCAACAAGTGCATTCAAACTTGGAACAAGCGCTACATGTTATCAAAAATCTGAGGTGTATCCCTTTAGGGTTTTTATGGTTTAGAAATGAGATAGGGGTATTGAaatgtggtctgaaaaagtgtgttttttcagcctgcgacagaggacaggaagatGGGCAGAGACCCAGTTCATTACACCCGCTGTGAGGACAGAACAGAGAGGAGCCTTGGCTGAGATGATCAGTGTCGGAGTCCTTGGAGCGATGGGTCGCATCTGTGCGGTTTGAACATGGCTTGGTTAATAGCATTTCAAgaactgaaatttgcatgttcAACAGCATCATGTCTTTCCAGAATCAGAATCCACAGAAgacactgtcaacagttttcataggGACTATTTCTAAGGTATGAAGTAGGTCCAGGTCAAACTATTCAAAGCCATGTCTGTGGACTATTCAGAGTAACATTGCCACTGTTTGTAGAAAGAGATGCTTCTTTTGAATTTTTGCAATCTTTTATTGCTATGATAAACACATATAAAATTCTATTCA is a window from the Thunnus thynnus chromosome 7, fThuThy2.1, whole genome shotgun sequence genome containing:
- the prkd2 gene encoding serine/threonine-protein kinase D2 isoform X1, whose translation is MANASPCMPSGPMAQVFFPPGGSSLPGSTVMQQGTPITVPSMPAQGGFPVMDLTPGQAPGGAVMPTVPPSPAGVSFIIQIGLTRESVFMPQTADLAYVKQIACSIVDTKFPECGFYGIYDKILLFKHDTTTNNILQLVKAACDIQEGDLVEVVLSAAATFEDFQIRPHALNVHSYRAPAFCDHCGEMLFGLVRQGLKCDGCGLNYHKRCAFSIPNNCSGARKRRLSTTSLSSSQSLRLSTTESVYSVGTVSTCTEDTSLIRSHTQMPRTPSDARRFYTGRPVHLDKILMSKVKVPHTFAVHSYTRPTVCQYCKRLLRGLFRQGLQCKDCKFNCHKRCAYKVPNDCLGETIGDNRSNCDMLSPSADPEVPMDYSSEYDASDKSSIDDSDEACSIPGSFSPDNNQDGASGDQSVYIPLMRVVQSVRQTTRRSSTAIKEGWMVHYSNKDTLRKRHYWRLDCKCIILFQNNTSNKYYKEIPLSEILELRPASNFTLVPPGTNPHCFELITGTMCYFVGEDPNTLPSLPSSNPQTLPQTPPSPSQVAPNSGIGREVAKAWESAIRQALMPVIFQDAPPAEGNTTHRQASVSISVSNSQIQENVDIGTVYQIFADEVLGSGQFGVVYGGKHRKTGRDVAVKVIDKLRFPTKQESQLRNEVAILQSLRHLGIVNLECMFETPEKVFVVMEKLHGDMLEMILSSEKGRLPERLTKFLITQILAALRHLHFKNIVHCDLKPENVLLASADPFPQVKLCDFGFARIIGEKSFRRSVVGTPAYLAPEVLLNQGYNRSLDMWSVGVIMYVSLSGTFPFNEDEDINDQIHNAAFMYPPNPWKQISSDAIDLINNLLQVKMRKRYSVDKSLSHSYLQDYQTWLDLRELETKLGERYITHESDDSRWQMFAREHTLPYPAHLVPPPPAPGSDDEEGGEDADVQGLTERVSIL
- the prkd2 gene encoding serine/threonine-protein kinase D2 isoform X2, encoding MANASPCMPSGPMAQVFFPPGGSSLPGSTVMQQGTPITVPSMPAQGGFPVMDLTPGQAPGGAVMPTVPPSPAGVSFIIQIGLTRESVFMPQTADLAYVKQIACSIVDTKFPECGFYGIYDKILLFKHDTTTNNILQLVKAACDIQEGDLVEVVLSAAATFEDFQIRPHALNVHSYRAPAFCDHCGEMLFGLVRQGLKCDGCGLNYHKRCAFSIPNNCSGARKRRLSTTSLSSSQSLRLSTTESVYSVGTVSTCTEDTSLIRSHTQMPRTPSDARRFYTGRPVHLDKILMSKVKVPHTFAVHSYTRPTVCQYCKRLLRGLFRQGLQCKDCKFNCHKRCAYKVPNDCLGETIGDMLSPSADPEVPMDYSSEYDASDKSSIDDSDEACSIPGSFSPDNNQDGASGDQSVYIPLMRVVQSVRQTTRRSSTAIKEGWMVHYSNKDTLRKRHYWRLDCKCIILFQNNTSNKYYKEIPLSEILELRPASNFTLVPPGTNPHCFELITGTMCYFVGEDPNTLPSLPSSNPQTLPQTPPSPSQVAPNSGIGREVAKAWESAIRQALMPVIFQDAPPAEGNTTHRQASVSISVSNSQIQENVDIGTVYQIFADEVLGSGQFGVVYGGKHRKTGRDVAVKVIDKLRFPTKQESQLRNEVAILQSLRHLGIVNLECMFETPEKVFVVMEKLHGDMLEMILSSEKGRLPERLTKFLITQILAALRHLHFKNIVHCDLKPENVLLASADPFPQVKLCDFGFARIIGEKSFRRSVVGTPAYLAPEVLLNQGYNRSLDMWSVGVIMYVSLSGTFPFNEDEDINDQIHNAAFMYPPNPWKQISSDAIDLINNLLQVKMRKRYSVDKSLSHSYLQDYQTWLDLRELETKLGERYITHESDDSRWQMFAREHTLPYPAHLVPPPPAPGSDDEEGGEDADVQGLTERVSIL